TCAGGCAGGAGCTACCAACCTTGTGGGTAGTTTGATGGGAGTACAAAGAACACTTGCCAACAACGATATTGACCCTGCATTTGCAGGTAATACCAGCAAATGGTTGCCCAATGCGGGTACAGGGCTTTACTTGAGTAATGACAGAGGCTACATTGGTATTTCAGTACCCAATTTAATTCAAAACCAATTGCGAGATTATACAGGAAATGAGGATACATTGAAAAAAGCTCGTCAAGAACGTCACTATTTCCTTATGATGGGCTTTGTAGTACCATTGGGTAGTTCGTTAGCACTTAAACCATCTTTGTTGGTAAAAGCTACTCGCGATGCGGCGGCCTTCGATTTTAACCTCAATTTGTGGATTAGAGACAGAGTAGCTGTAGGAGCTTCTTGGCGAACCAATAACCAAAAATTTACTTCACCCTTTGCCAACCAAAATGGAGATGCCGCTATTGGTATGCTAGAAATTCAGGCAAGTGACCAGTTCCGTATTGGTTATGCTTACGACTTTATGCTGAATGGTCTACAAAGTGCTCAAAAAGGTAGCCACGAAATCATGTTACGTTATGAATTTGGCTTTAGAAAGGCTAAAATCCTTACACCTCGTTATTTCTAGGATGAATAGCCAAGTATATAGGTTGTTTGTACTTTATATACTGGATAAAATTTTCCGCCCAAATTGTAGTTGTCATAACCGTTTAGAAAAATGATTAATTTCAAGAAAATCGGCCTAATATTTCTTATTGCATTGCTTGTAGTATCAAAATTATCTGCCCAGTCACTGAAAGATGCCGAGGCTGAGTTTGATAGATTGAGCTATTTGAATGCAGCAGAAATGTTTGAACATGTGCTGAAAGGTAAACTTTCTGATACTGAAAAGCAGTCTGCTAAAGTTAAATTAGCTTATTCATATCGTCAGATTCATGATTCGCAAAATGCGGAAAGGGTCTATAAAGAATTGTTGGGTGGTACGGCCGATTTCTCTTCCGACCCCAAAGTATATCTTTATTATGCCCAAGCTTTGGCAACAAACGGAAAATACAAGGAGTCTCAGGAAATATATGAGAAATATAGCAAACTATCGGCCTCCGACAAACGAGGCTCTGGTTTTCAGAAACTCTATAAAAATGTTGAAAGCCTTAACCGAAATGCAGTTTGTTATAAAGTTGAATACCTCAACCTAAATACAGATAAGGCTGACTTTAGCCCGATGTATTACAAAAATGGTTTTGTCTTTAATTCGGGTAGAACCGAAGGCGTAGCTTTTAAAAGGGTATTTGCTTGGGACAATTCAAGATTTTTGGATTTATACTATTTGTCTGATATTAGCAAACTTACTACAACCCAGCCCGCGGGTGTAGGAGGAGCTACTGCCAATAATGAAAAAAAAGTAAAAGCTCCTTCGTATGTAGGCGATGACGAATATACTGCCCCTACACCCAACGACTCCAAAACAATAGGAACTTATGGTGGTGTCATGTACAAAGGGTATGGAGGGTATACCGAAACCCCAGTTACACAAAGCGAAGTATTTAGTAAAACACTCAATACCAAATACCACGAAGGGCCTCTGACTTTTACTAGCGATGCCAAAAAAATCTTGTTTACAAGAAATAATTATAACTCGGGTAGCTTTAAAACTAGTAACGACCGTATAAACAAACTCAAAATCTACACAGCCGAAGATACCAAAGGTGATGGCAAATGGGCAAATGTCAAAGAAGTATCATTCAATAACAACGAATACTCTACAGGACATCCTGCTTTATCAAAGGATGATAAATTACTCTATTTTGTTTCGGATATGCCTGGGGGCTACGGCGGAACAGATATTTATGTAGTAGACTATAACAATGGCAGTTTTGGTGCTCCTGTCAACCTTGGCCCCGAAATCAATACTGAAGGCAACGAAATGTTCCCGTTTGCTGATGAAAAAGGAAATCTCTATTTTTCATCTGATGGACACCCTGGATTAGGGGGATTAGATATTTTTTTTGTAGAACTGACTAATGGTACTAAGGTGAAAAGTAAAATCAAAAATCTTGGTACACCTATGAACTCCAATCAAGATGACTTTGGAATTATTACCGATGGCGAGCGTAAGCAAGGTTTTATTAGCTCAAACCGTAAACGAGGTGGTGCCGACGACGATATATATCGCTTTACACGTGAGTGCGACGAAAAACCTGAATGCCGAGAACTTAAAGTAATTGTATTTGATGCCGAATCAAAACTACCACTTGATAATGCCGATGTGGAGGTGTCTGCAGAAGGAAAATCTGAAATGAAAAAAACAGATTCAAATGGGACATTTAAAATTTGCTTAGATGAAGATAAATCTTATCTATTAAAAGCATCACGAGAAGGATATTTGCCAAATACAGTTGGCTATGCTGCCAAAGACGATAAAAACCAACAGTCAACACTAGATATTCCATTACAGCCACTTAAAGATGTGGAGGCCGATTCTTCATTAGCTAAAATGAATCCATCAGGAACGCCTAACCCAGCTTTACCTTGCAAAGTAACAACACTCCGAGGTCGTGTAACAGCTAGTAAAGATAAACGCCCGATAGAAGGTGTTGTGGTTACATTGAAAAATGAATGTGATGGTACAATTCAGCAAGTTGTTACTGGCCCCGACGGGCGTTACCAGTTTGATATTTGCGAAGGTTG
The DNA window shown above is from Flectobacillus major DSM 103 and carries:
- a CDS encoding carboxypeptidase regulatory-like domain-containing protein yields the protein MINFKKIGLIFLIALLVVSKLSAQSLKDAEAEFDRLSYLNAAEMFEHVLKGKLSDTEKQSAKVKLAYSYRQIHDSQNAERVYKELLGGTADFSSDPKVYLYYAQALATNGKYKESQEIYEKYSKLSASDKRGSGFQKLYKNVESLNRNAVCYKVEYLNLNTDKADFSPMYYKNGFVFNSGRTEGVAFKRVFAWDNSRFLDLYYLSDISKLTTTQPAGVGGATANNEKKVKAPSYVGDDEYTAPTPNDSKTIGTYGGVMYKGYGGYTETPVTQSEVFSKTLNTKYHEGPLTFTSDAKKILFTRNNYNSGSFKTSNDRINKLKIYTAEDTKGDGKWANVKEVSFNNNEYSTGHPALSKDDKLLYFVSDMPGGYGGTDIYVVDYNNGSFGAPVNLGPEINTEGNEMFPFADEKGNLYFSSDGHPGLGGLDIFFVELTNGTKVKSKIKNLGTPMNSNQDDFGIITDGERKQGFISSNRKRGGADDDIYRFTRECDEKPECRELKVIVFDAESKLPLDNADVEVSAEGKSEMKKTDSNGTFKICLDEDKSYLLKASREGYLPNTVGYAAKDDKNQQSTLDIPLQPLKDVEADSSLAKMNPSGTPNPALPCKVTTLRGRVTASKDKRPIEGVVVTLKNECDGTIQQVVTGPDGRYQFDICEGCDYDLEAAKENLGSKTNKIKKVGKNPPDFINSNLSMFEEGDVVSIDNIYYDYGRYNIRPDAARELEKVVALMKRYKKMRIELRSHTDSRSSAEFNQTLSENRSKSVVNYLRKRGIATNRLEASGYGETQLLNECADGVECTEEQHQTNRRTEFKVIQMQ
- a CDS encoding PorP/SprF family type IX secretion system membrane protein, producing the protein MRRQSLLSIAKYIKVLTFAVCLASIYTAQAQQEVQYSQYMFNMLAVNPAYAGSRDVLSMTGLYRQQWVGIEGAPTTQSFTIDLPVKREKVGIGLQAYHDQVGVFNNTGVYLSYAYRVKVSQRSTLAMGVQAGATNLVGSLMGVQRTLANNDIDPAFAGNTSKWLPNAGTGLYLSNDRGYIGISVPNLIQNQLRDYTGNEDTLKKARQERHYFLMMGFVVPLGSSLALKPSLLVKATRDAAAFDFNLNLWIRDRVAVGASWRTNNQKFTSPFANQNGDAAIGMLEIQASDQFRIGYAYDFMLNGLQSAQKGSHEIMLRYEFGFRKAKILTPRYF